The Eremothecium gossypii ATCC 10895 chromosome IV, complete sequence genome contains a region encoding:
- the XRN1 gene encoding chromatin-binding exonuclease XRN1 (Syntenic homolog of Saccharomyces cerevisiae YGL173C (XRN1)), with protein sequence MGIPKFFRYVSERWPNISQLIDGTQISQFDNLYLDMNSILHTATHGNEDDIKKRLSEEEVFARIFVYIDHLFHTIKPQQTLYMAIDGVAPRAKMNQQRARRFRSAMDAETSLNRARERGDEIPEGEPFDSNSITPGTEFMHKLTTNLKYFIHEKVSSDSLWQNKNIILSGHEVPGEGEHKIMQYIRTLRAQQDYNPNTRHCIYGLDADLIMLGLSIHDTHVALLREEILYGRAQKPKALEQQNFYLLHLAIMREYLELEFQEISDELEFKFDFERLLDDFILVMFVIGNDFLPNLPDLHLNKGAFPVLLQTFKETLKHLDGYINENGTINFARFSVWLDYLSKFELMNFERDDIDVDWFNSQLENISLEGERKRKRIGKKLLLKQQKKIVGAVKPWLMKKFSETLSPDVTEEEITMTPWLEKDLAEKNIDFLKEFALELGLIVVHSDSNDTYTFKIDLDSYSMNQSAEEHQTRVAELRRSIKKFEQAIIINDEEELEEAQEKYNERFIRWKDSYYKEKVGFSIHDEDKLKEMANNYIEGLQWVLYYYYQGCPSWSWYYRYHYAPRISDIRKGLDVNISFSLDQPFKPFQQLMAVLPARSKELLPPVYRPLMYDDKSPILDLYPAEVELDKNGKTADWEAVVKLKFVDQDRLLAAMAPLDDLLTPEEKKRNIVGTDLIFVFNPQVDNVYKSPLKGVFTDIANNHCVEREYVHPSMEGRSILYGLPEGAKLGTSALAGFPTLKSIPFNAQLAYNECTIFNQPSRHHSMLLTIKDVYQSSNLSVNDVAERYLGEIVYSNWPYIRESKMVSIIDNNYVYIASEKCKKSGGTSVVRKPATPEEKKAFSSMVKNIIHGYSKKKGIVLPEVRAIARVLPVTGLIRQPDGSYQKCFSKVEELYPLQLIVEDVENKDERYMERPPLPIDEEFPTGSRVIFLGDYAYGGEATVDGYTSATRLKLTVNKQSTKAEPNIGKRRAEMDRKAVHYWPSFVVAKRLGLHPLFLSRITSRFLIEVDNRSVNVGLMVKFPARDEKVLGYARKNRESWEYSNLTLQLVDQYRKNFPDFFNALMNVDKKIPKLKDLLSRRNAEEASAMLASITAFIKDARQSFVIVPLESDSLTKASIQAVEKEIMRIADLPDQSEKRQLAKVPREAILDPRQSFALLRTQRFDLGDRVIYVQDSGKVPLFSKGTVVGYTTIGSRISIQVLFDQELAAGTTFGERLQTNRGIGVDSSCLLNISKRQFIYHSKASKQYTDKAAKKKQTNVRQPPKITPEQRRKRVEETKKQQAHEMLNRIRNENSSVPDNSNQLSGTNFANGIKGPSIIMNTQVPLNTVGKSVANNVYNAVVSQLANPAMDQNIPFGLQSAHMMANHMPHSGIVPLPPNGMVPMHQPVVFGFPPHGGAPPNMPVSRDFSRPSMVPQAFHVNAIGNITNPPVDEASTAAMKNLIHPQRQDKKEAGRSQYSGRGRKGPYRGNHAKK encoded by the coding sequence ATGGGGATTCCAAAGTTTTTCCGTTATGTGTCTGAAAGATGGCCGAATATCTCGCAGTTGATCGATGGGACGCAGATTTCGCAATTTGACAACTTGTACTTAGACATGAACTCCATTCTACACACCGCAACACATGGCAATGAAGACGATATAAAGAAGCGTCTAAGTGAGGAGGAGGTATTTGCGAGGATTTTTGTGTACATTGATCACTTGTTCCACACCATCAAGCCACAGCAGACGCTCTACATGGCGATCGATGGGGTTGCGCCTCGGGCCAAGATGAACCAGCAGCGCGCACGTCGGTTCAGGTCCGCGATGGATGCAGAGACATCGCTCAATCGCGCGCGGGAGCGTGGTGATGAGATTCCAGAGGGCGAACCGTTTGATTCCAACTCCATTACGCCCGGAACCGAGTTCATGCACAAATTAACGACGAATCTAAAGTACTTCATCCACGAAAAGGTTTCTTCAGACTCTCTGTGGCAGAATAAAAACATCATTTTGTCTGGTCACGAGGTTCCCGGCGAGGGAGAGCATAAAATTATGCAGTATATCCGCACTCTCAGAGCGCAGCAGGATTACAATCCTAATACCAGACATTGTATCTACGGGTTAGACGCGGACCTTATCATGCTTGGTCTATCGATTCACGACACACACGTAGCATTGTTGAGGGAGGAGATTCTCTACGGGAGAGCACAAAAGCCAAAAGCGCTAGAGCAGCAAAACTTTTACTTACTACATCTTGCCATAATGAGGGAATACCTTGAGCTTGAATTTCAGGAGATCAGCGATGAATTGGAGTTTAAGTTTGATTTTGAGAGGCTCTTAGATGATTTCATCCTAGTTATGTTTGTCATCGGTAACGATTTCTTGCCCAACTTACCGGACTTGCATTTGAATAAGGGAGCATTTCCCGTGTTACTACAGACTTTTAAAGAGACGCTAAAACATTTGGATGGTTACATCAACGAGAATGGCACAATTAACTTTGCGAGGTTTTCGGTGTGGTTAGATTATTTGTCCAAATTTGAGCTGATGAATTTTGAACGTGATGATATCGACGTAGATTGGTTCAACAGTCAACTTGAAAATATATCATTGGAGGGAGAGCGGAAACGGAAGCGCATTGGCAAGAAGCTTTTGCTAAAACAGCAAAAGAAAATAGTTGGTGCTGTGAAGCCTTGGTTAATGAAGAAGTTTAGTGAGACGCTATCTCCAGATGTGACTGAGGAAGAAATTACTATGACTCCATGGTTAGAAAAAGACTTGGCGGAGAAGAATATAGATTTTTTGAAGGAATTTGCACTTGAATTGGGACTTATTGTAGTTCACTCTGATTCCAACGATACCTATACTTTCAAAATTGATCTGGACAGTTATAGCATGAATCAATCGGCGGAGGAACACCAGACTCGTGTAGCCGAACTAAGACGTTCGATAAAGAAGTTTGAGCAAGCCATTATCATTAACGATGAAGAGGAACTAGAAGAGGCACAGGAGAAGTACAATGAAAGGTTTATTCGTTGGAAAGACTCCTACTATAAGGAGAAGGTTGGCTTCTCTATCCATGATGAAGACAAACTTAAAGAAATGGCAAATAACTACATCGAAGGCCTACAATGGGTATTGTATTATTATTATCAGGGTTGCCCATCATGGTCTTGGTATTACCGTTATCATTATGCACCAAGAATATCTGATATCCGTAAAGGATTGGATGTAAATATATCTTTTTCATTGGATCAACCTTTTAAACCATTTCAGCAGCTTATGGCTGTCCTACCGGCAAGGTCAAAAGAACTGCTACCACCAGTTTACAGACCATTGATGTATGATGATAAATCACCGATCCTAGATTTATATCCAGCAGAAGTTGAATTGGATAAGAATGGGAAGACAGCTGATTGGGAAGCAGTCGTTAAGCTTAAGTTTGTTGACCAAGATAGATTACTCGCTGCAATGGCTCCTTTGGATGACCTGTTGACTCCAGAGGAAAAAAAGAGGAATATCGTTGGTACCGATCTAATTTTTGTTTTTAACCCTCAGGTGGATAATGTTTACAAGTCTCCATTGAAAGGAGTTTTTACCGATATTGCGAACAATCACTGTGTTGAAAGAGAATATGTTCATCCTTCCATGGAAGGTCGCAGCATTTTGTATGGACTTCCAGAAGGTGCTAAGTTAGGGACTTCAGCTTTAGCTGGATTCCCGACTTTAAAGAGCATTCCATTTAACGCCCAACTTGCGTACAACGAATGCACCATATTTAACCAGCCATCGAGACACCATTCAATGTTATTAACTATAAAAGATGTGTACCAATCGAGTAATTTGAGCGTCAATGATGTCGCGGAACGTTATCTTGGAGAAATCGTATACTCCAACTGGCCTTACATTAGGGAATCAAAAATGGTGTCAATAATTGACAATAACTACGTTTATATCGCCTCTGAAAAATGTAAGAAGAGCGGCGGTACCAGTGTCGTAAGAAAGCCTGCGACTCCCGAGGAGAAGAAGGCTTTCAGCTCGATGGTCAAGAACATTATTCACGGCTATTCGAAGAAGAAAGGTATTGTTCTCCCTGAAGTTCGTGCCATTGCTAGGGTGCTTCCAGTTACTGGGCTAATCAGACAACCGGATGGCTCTTACCAAAAGTGTTTCTCTAAAGTCGAGGAGTTATATCCTCTTCAATTGATAGTCGAGGATGTGGAGAATAAGGACGAGCGGTATATGGAGAGACCACCGCTTCCTATCGATGAAGAGTTTCCAACTGGTTCGCGTGTAATATTTTTGGGAGATTATGCCTATGGGGGTGAAGCTACAGTTGATGGCTATACCAGTGCTACGAGGTTGAAGTTAACCGTAAACAAGCAGTCGACGAAAGCAGAGCCTAATATTGGCAAACGCAGAGCGGAAATGGACAGAAAGGCAGTCCACTACTGGCCATCCTTTGTAGTTGCGAAAAGATTGGGGCTCCATCCACTTTTCTTATCCAGAATAACTTCCCGTTTCTTGATCGAAGTTGACAATAGATCAGTGAATGTTGGCTTAATGGTAAAGTTCCCAGCTCGCGATGAAAAAGTTTTAGGCTATGCGAGGAAAAATAGGGAGTCATGGGAATATTCAAACTTAACTCTCCAATTGGTGGACCAATATAGGAAGAACTTCCCTGACTTTTTCAATGCTTTAATGAATGTGGATAAGAAGATACCGAAATTGAAGGATCTTCTTTCAAGACGCAATGCAGAGGAAGCAAGTGCTATGTTGGCGTCAATTACGGCATTCATAAAGGACGCCCGTCAATCATTCGTCATTGTGCCCCTAGAGAGTGACTCGTTGACCAAGGCTTCTATACAGGCTGTTGAAAAAGAGATCATGAGGATTGCAGACTTGCCAGATCAGTCTGAGAAGCGCCAGTTGGCAAAGGTGCCGAGAGAAGCTATTCTGGATCCTCGTCAGTCATTTGCGTTGTTGCGCACTCAGAGGTTTGACTTAGGTGACCGTGTGATTTACGTGCAAGATTCTGGAAAGGTGCCATTGTTTTCCAAGGGTACTGTGGTCGGATACACGACAATAGGTTCAAGAATATCTATACAAGTTTTGTTTGACCAGGAGCTTGCAGCTGGTACTACATTTGGTGAGAGATTGCAAACCAACAGAGGGATTGGTGTGGACTCCTCTTGTTTATTGAACATCAGCAAGCGTCAGTTCATCTATCACTCAAAAGCTTCAAAACAGTATACTGATAAGGCCGCCAAGAAAAAACAAACTAACGTACGGCAACCACCAAAGATCACTCCTGAACAACGGAGGAAGAGAGTAGAGGAAACCAAAAAGCAACAGGCACATGAAATGCTAAACCGTATCCGGAATGAAAATAGTTCTGTTCCCGACAATTCCAATCAGCTTTCAGGCACAAACTTTGCGAATGGCATAAAAGGTCCATCGATTATCATGAATACTCAGGTACCATTAAACACCGTCGGCAAAAGCGTTGCCAACAATGTTTATAACGCTGTTGTAAGTCAACTAGCAAACCCAGCTATGGATCAGAACATTCCCTTTGGCCTACAGTCTGCGCATATGATGGCGAATCATATGCCACATTCAGGTATAGTTCCGCTACCACCGAACGGTATGGTGCCTATGCACCAGCCGGTAGTCTTCGGTTTCCCACCCCATGGAGGGGCACCGCCCAACATGCCTGTGAGTAGAGACTTTTCTCGCCCAAGCATGGTTCCACAAGCGTTCCACGTTAATGCAATTGGTAACATCACTAACCCGCCAGTAGACGAAGCATCGACTGCTGCTATGAAGAACTTGATACATCCGCAGAGGCAGGATAAGAAGGAGGCCGGGAGGTCGCAGTACTCAGGTCGCGGGAGGAAGGGCCCTTACCGTGGGAATCACGCGAAGAAATAA
- a CDS encoding ADL044Wp (Syntenic homolog of Saccharomyces cerevisiae YLR312C), with amino-acid sequence MPVVNRELDRAWNVVRVVDACDIGEAQVIEDALNFDDVLSNTSSDESECVFKPNTADNGGGLESEAEGSEYGQSTFVQADSEESTVPKEHSECDNPVAGNGERATHPVSRIGSLSTLQVVLLTSSTTVVAYYWLQQLWFWLRPQNTGYPSPGVMTPSVLGLGNDDTLVFNSAGLPVPFEKYGTKRFMVDFENKVAYPVHAPEDFLALYAGKYVVSNVLSYQVALLYRLNYEWLPKLAYKYQVFRTHIHDSLSAPAHQLGAYCLPSYSALRQIAASASDNVREIVTIYIQRTCRTVEISYEGAVHALSTMFRELQPKLNIPLQRFESRLISIKQRTVEPLLQSGLLNYNALRRWGLRKTVLVATQVRKYVAKCASIF; translated from the coding sequence ATGCCGGTTGTAAACAGAGAGCTGGACCGCGCATGGAACGTGGTGCGAGTCGTAGACGCCTGTGACATAGGAGAAGCCCAGGTAATTGAAGATGCGCTAAACTTTGACGACGTGCTCTCCAATACGAGCAGTGACGAATCTGAGTGCGTTTTCAAGCCGAATACGGCGGACAATGGTGGCGGGCTGGAGAGCGAAGCAGAAGGGAGCGAATATGGACAGAGCACATTTGTGCAGGCAGATTCCGAGGAGTCTACAGTCCCGAAAGAACATAGTGAATGCGACAACCCCGTTGCAGGCAACGGAGAGCGCGCGACGCATCCAGTAAGTCGAATCGGAAGTCTTTCTACCCTTCAAGTGGTGCTGTTGACCTCTTCCACCACGGTGGTAGCATACTACTGGCTGCAACAGTTATGGTTTTGGTTGCGACCCCAGAACACGGGCTACCCTAGTCCTGGAGTGATGACTCCGTCTGTATTGGGACTGGGTAACGATGATACGCTAGTGTTCAATAGCGCTGGACTACCCGTGCCCTTCGAAAAGTATGGGACTAAAAGGTTTATGGTTGACTTCGAGAATAAGGTCGCCTATCCCGTACATGCCCCGGAAGACTTTCTGGCACTGTATGCTGGTAAGTATGTTGTATCCAACGTGCTATCTTACCAAGTGGCTTTACTTTATCGACTTAACTATGAGTGGCTGCCCAAGCTCGCTTACAAGTACCAGGTTTTCAGAACACATATCCACGACAGCCTCTCCGCTCCAGCACATCAACTAGGTGCATATTGTCTGCCAAGCTATTCTGCATTGAGGCAAATAGCTGCCTCTGCAAGCGATAATGTGCGGGAAATAGTGACTATATACATTCAACGGACATGCCGAACAGTGGAGATCTCCTATGAAGGGGCAGTTCATGCATTAAGTACTATGTTCAGGGAGCTGCAGCCAAAACTGAATATACCACTCCAGAGGTTCGAAAGTAGGCTTATATCTATAAAGCAAAGAACGGTGGAGCCCTTGCTACAGTCTGGTCTGCTTAACTACAATGCTCTCAGACGGTGGGGACTGAGAAAGACGGTCCTGGTCGCTACACAAGTGCGCAAATATGTGGCCAAGTGTGCCTCTATCTTCTGA
- a CDS encoding C2H2-type zinc finger protein (Syntenic homolog of Saccharomyces cerevisiae YPR015C and YPR013C) translates to MSQNYRMHPDSCHNYCAATAMSADVHVRNSHQLQPSDLAVAASHPISGGGSYHYYPSDISSGTKNSSSSITSRSLPSLPSLKEILNSTPAVPVAPPVPRHYIAPGVSTCQSKVMLPPIQVAHYLPQQRQYEHMYAQDKSGHSSVLDSPRMTPLIMLNVSSPPANPISGVSATSTQQIHQAQILPRRNSLPCFTASQTPPQQPLLNSPLHTRKNPYRGSAYKKNGSVCEICGKDFKRPSALRTHMVVHNNDKPYNCEHRGCQKRFNVKSNMLRHMRKHKEAP, encoded by the coding sequence ATGAGCCAAAATTATAGGATGCACCCCGACAGCTGCCACAATTACTGCGCAGCCACAGCTATGAGCGCAGACGTGCATGTTAGAAACTCCCATCAACTACAGCCATCGGATCTGGCGGTGGCTGCATCTCATCCGATCTCTGGCGGTGGATCTTATCATTATTACCCTTCAGACATATCTTCAGGCACCAAAAACAGCAGCTCATCAATAACAAGCCGGTCGCTGCCGTCGTTGCCCTCGCTGAAGGAGATACTCAATTCAACTCCGGCGGTGCCCGTGGCGCCTCCAGTGCCGCGTCACTACATCGCGCCTGGTGTTTCCACCTGTCAGAGCAAGGTGATGCTCCCTCCGATACAAGTCGCCCATTATCTGCCACAGCAGCGTCAGTACGAACATATGTACGCGCAAGACAAGTCTGGGCACTCGAGCGTACTGGACAGTCCCAGAATGACACCGCTGATAATGCTCAACGTTTCATCTCCCCCCGCTAATCCAATATCCGGCGTCAGTGCTACGTCAACGCAACAGATACACCAGGCACAGATACTCCCTAGGCGTAACTCCCTGCCCTGTTTTACCGCTTCGCAAACTCCACCCCAACAACCGCTGCTAAACTCCCCTCTACATACCAGGAAAAACCCCTACAGAGGAAGCGCTTACAAAAAAAACGGGTCCGTTTGCGAGATCTGCGGGAAAGACTTCAAGCGACCCAGCGCGCTGCGCACGCACATGGTTGTACATAATAATGACAAACCATACAACTGT
- the KNS1 gene encoding serine/threonine protein kinase KNS1 (Syntenic homolog of Saccharomyces cerevisiae YLL019C (KNS1)): MAENTQLRRKRTRAFDLNGSRAVGAQNGRMGAAGVEMGDATGTARNGLYIEEEPDPLVNDMLQRQMFLLGSNSGNSGDSGSLVRDADDADSSLAFMGDVGDMVGELALGGTHAGSNYTARRFKKQRTVSLPQLPHAKLFYRLDARGPAASKAVPRRSQNDDELLHISGSSSRTLDGNRMVTLPVIRSESPSSLLPPTQLEQQTALNGSAITKATSLLTGQQKLPKLITRRQRSIRRDNFNTDKEGHYVFHGNDIFANGRFMTEELLGQGTFGKVVKCVDNAEPTKKHVAVKIIRALDRYRQAAKTELRVLQTIRDNDPLGQFQCLLLRDCFDYRNHICLVTDLFGKSIYDFMCNNGNPRFPGSHVQAISRQLIRSVCFLHDLGIIHTDLKPENILICDESFVETPLPDTVLATLSTRRKQVSGGKHKVLTNPEVKLIDFGSAVFCEEYHPPVISTRHYRAPEIVLGLGWSFPCDLWSIGCVLVELVTGESLYPIHENLEHMAMMQRVNGQSFPRKMISKMFYKVEHKLGNLPTDLMTTVVRHFDKTSMALQWPERNYKGEIVTKEKSMKRVMATCDRLDKHISTKLQRDYGEWLIIDWDYTPEQNWSMIESKFYNRTMRIDRETFLFWYWFVDLCRKMFEFDPTKRITAKDAMDHEWFTYGILDEGISSFGQT; this comes from the coding sequence ATGGCAGAAAATACACAGCTCCGGAGGAAGCGTACACGGGCGTTTGACCTAAATGGCTCGCGCGCCGTCGGCGCGCAGAACGGACGAATGGGCGCTGCGGGGGTAGAGATGGGGGACGCGACTGGGACTGCGCGCAATGGGCTTTACATTGAGGAGGAGCCGGATCCGCTTGTCAATGATATGCTGCAGAGACAGATGTTTCTGCTCGGAAGCAACTCTGGGAACTCGGGAGATAGCGGCAGCCTGGTGCGAGACGCAGATGATGCAGACTCGTCGCTCGCGTTCATGGGGGATGTGGGCGATATGGTAGGGGAGCTGGCTCTCGGTGGTACGCATGCCGGGAGCAACTACACTGCGCGTCGCTTCAAGAAGCAGCGTACAGTGTCATTACCACAGCTGCCACACGCTAAATTATTTTACCGGCTAGATGCACGCGGACCTGCTGCCAGCAAAGCTGTGCCGCGGCGCAGCCAGAATGACGACGAGCTACTTCATATTAGCGGATCCAGCAGCAGGACTCTGGATGGAAATCGCATGGTGACGTTGCCCGTGATTCGCTCAGAGTCGCCTAGTTCTTTACTACCTCCCACACAGCTTGAGCAGCAAACCGCGTTAAATGGCAGTGCCATTACTAAAGCGACATCTCTCTTAACGGGGCAGCAGAAACTTCCAAAACTTATTACACGGCGGCAAAGGTCTATAAGACGGGACAACTTCAATACGGACAAGGAGGGTCACTATGTTTTCCACGGTAATGATATTTTCGCTAATGGACGATTTATGACGGAGGAACTACTTGGCCAGGGAACTTTTGGAAAAGTTGTAAAATGCGTGGACAACGCAGAACCCACTAAGAAACATGTTGCAGTAAAGATAATTAGAGCCTTAGACAGATATCGGCAGGCCGCTAAGACAGAACTCCGTGTGCTGCAGACCATCCGTGACAATGATCCACTGGGACAATTTCAGTGTTTGTTACTACGTGATTGCTTTGATTACAGAAACCACATATGTCTCGTGACTGATCTCTTTGGTAAATCAATATATGACTTCATGTGCAACAACGGCAATCCAAGATTTCCCGGGTCCCATGTTCAAGCTATCTCTCGGCAGCTGATTAGGTCAGTCTGCTTTTTACATGACCTGGGTATAATACATACTGACCTGAAACCCGAGAACATATTGATATGTGATGAATCTTTTGTTGAAACACCATTACCAGACACTGTGCTAGCTACCTTGAGTACCCGCAGAAAACAAGTATCCGGTGGTAAGCACAAAGTTCTTACAAACCCAGAAGTGAAGCTCATTGATTTCGGATCTGCTGTATTTTGTGAAGAATATCACCCACCAGTTATTTCAACACGTCATTATAGGGCCCCAGAAATTGTATTGGGTTTAGGTTGGTCTTTTCCTTGTGATTTGTGGTCTATTGGATGTGTACTAGTTGAGCTCGTTACCGGTGAGTCCCTTTATCCAATTCATGAGAACTTGGAACATATGGCAATGATGCAACGGGTGAATGGGCAATCTTTTCCTAGGAAAATGATCAGCAAAATGTTCTATAAAGTAGAGCACAAACTAGGGAATTTGCCGACGGATTTGATGACCACTGTGGTAAGGCATTTTGATAAGACATCTATGGCATTACAATGGCCGGAACGGAACTATAAAGGAGAAATTGTAACAAAGGAAAAATCCATGAAACGCGTGATGGCAACATGCGACAGGCTAGATAAGCATATATCTACAAAACTACAAAGAGATTATGGTGAATGGCTCATAATAGATTGGGATTATACCCCCGAACAGAATTGGAGCATGATTGAATCCAAGTTTTATAATAGAACAATGAGGATAGATCGCGAAACCTTTCTATTCTGGTACTGGTTTGTAGATCTATGCCGAAAGATGTTTGAGTTTGATCCGACCAAAAGAATTACCGCAAAAGATGCGATGGATCATGAATGGTTTACCTACGGGATTTTAGATGAGGGAATATCCAGTTTTGGGCAAACCTAA
- the NUP49 gene encoding FG-nucleoporin NUP49 (Syntenic homolog of Saccharomyces cerevisiae YGL172W (NUP49)) has protein sequence MEGALHRHTGKTRALGPSKHMFSFGNQSGTGGAQGSSGLFGQAAAQPQTGAGSGGLFGQTTASGATTGTSFGQTGAGGAATGGGLFGQQGVSNSGGLFGQNAGGSSGGLFGRDTTGTAKPGGLFGTQSTGGGAFGSKPAATGGLFGGAGGGAPGALFGTQAAPQPQPSALHSIAQLPITSMTRIGDLPPQVRQEIEQLDQYIQRQVAISHHLRAEEDEHLELISSIPRDVQFIMKTYSLTTQSLQQDLKRIQAIKALTDDNIRDSECFSLILNQLLTPGTKVSSAELQKFFQEKIQLYRVRLDEYFRVLSDIKSAVNGLDSDMFGSQENSTEYAEPTKTGINSIVATVIEEFELFMDMAERVAQLHQRVKELNGSGKNPVISS, from the coding sequence ATGGAAGGCGCACTACACAGGCATACCGGGAAAACAAGAGCACTCGGGCCATCAAAGCATATGTTCAGCTTCGGGAATCAATCAGGAACCGGTGGGGCCCAGGGTAGCAGTGGACTTTTTGGGCAGGCGGCTGCGCAGCCTCAGACGGGGGCTGGGAGCGGAGGTCTTTTCGGACAGACAACAGCTAGCGGCGCGACCACAGGGACTAGCTTCGGACAGACTGGTgcaggcggcgccgctACCGGCGGAGGGCTCTTCGGGCAACAAGGCGTGTCGAACAGTGGGGGTCTATTTGGGCAGAATGCCGGTGGGTCTTCCGGAGGGCTCTTCGGGAGGGATACAACTGGGACAGCGAAGCCCGGTGGGCTGTTTGGCACTCAGAGcacgggcggcggcgcatTTGGCAGTAAGCCAGCTGCCACTGGCGGGCTCTTTGGTGGTGCCGGCGGCGGTGCGCCTGGTGCCCTGTTTGGCACGCAGGCTGCGCCTCAGCCGCAGCCGTCAGCGTTACATTCCATTGCCCAACTTCCGATCACCTCCATGACGCGCATTGGCGACTTGCCGCCCCAGGTGCGCCAGGAGatcgagcagctggaccAGTATATCCAGCGCCAGGTCGCCATATCGCATCACCTGCGGGCAGAAGAAGACGAGCATCTCGAGCTGATTAGCTCTATTCCGCGCGACGTGCAATTCATCATGAAGACATATTCTCTTACGACACAATCGCTGCAGCAAGATCTCAAGCGTATTCAGGCCATCAAGGCTCTCACCGACGACAACATCCGGGACTCTGAGTGCTTCTCGCTCATCCTGAACCAGCTGCTCACCCCCGGGACCAAGGTTTCCTCTGCAGAGCTGCAGAAGTTTTTCCAGGAGAAGATACAGCTGTACAGGGTACGTCTTGACGAGTACTTTCGTGTGCTATCAGACATCAAGAGCGCTGTAAATGGCCTCGATTCCGATATGTTCGGCTCCCAGGAGAATTCGACAGAATACGCGGAACCAACCAAAACCGGGATCAATTCTATTGTAGCTACGGTAATCGAAGAATTCGAGCTATTCATGGACATGGCAGAGCGGGTTGCACAGCTACATCAACGTGTCAAGGAGCTAAACGGCTCGGGCAAGAACCCTGTCATTTCGTCATAG